One Paraburkholderia kururiensis DNA window includes the following coding sequences:
- a CDS encoding S10 family peptidase yields MTNPDSASGSVQSSHNSHASPASRASAASAASSALAASSPSPAPSAPAVHRGGDQPFFDPVAYGNGPDDSVTDTSESAAITKHSIVIGGKKINYTATAGHLVTVDPSSSLPNARIFYVAFTEDGQKEETRPVTFFYNGGPGSSSVFVLLGSFAPKRIKTSMPGFTPPAPYQIEDNPDSLLDKSDLVFINPVGTGYSAAIAPHKNRDFWGVDKDADSIKQFIKRFLTKNNRWNSPKYLFGESYGTARSCVLAYRLHEDGVDLNGVTLQSSILDYTQAGNPVGALPTAAADAWYHRKLGVAPTPTDLGAFVEEVAQFARTDYLAALRKFPSTDDATVEKLSEYTGIDKTTLLAWSLDVAAYDSRGNSLFLTTLLKSKGVALGAYDGRVTAIDTGIAGKIDPNSGGNDPTMTAVSGVYTAMWNQYLNEQLKYTSNSSFTDLNDQAFLNWDFSHIDPTGEQKGVDSKGNIVLYTAGDLAAVMALNVDLKVLSANGFYDFVTPFYQTVLDLQQMPLVSQSVRQNLSARFYPSGHMVYLDGGSRTALKADLAKMYDATVSDTAALGRIRALQARKAG; encoded by the coding sequence ATGACGAACCCCGATTCAGCTTCCGGCAGTGTGCAGTCGTCCCACAATTCCCACGCGTCGCCCGCATCGCGCGCGTCGGCAGCCTCCGCGGCTTCGTCCGCGCTGGCGGCGTCTTCTCCGTCACCTGCGCCGTCGGCCCCGGCGGTGCACCGCGGCGGCGACCAGCCGTTCTTCGATCCCGTCGCCTACGGCAACGGCCCCGACGATTCGGTTACGGACACGAGCGAGAGCGCGGCTATCACGAAGCATTCCATCGTGATTGGCGGCAAGAAGATCAACTACACGGCAACGGCCGGGCACCTCGTCACGGTGGACCCCAGCAGTTCGCTGCCGAATGCCAGGATCTTCTACGTGGCGTTCACCGAAGACGGGCAGAAGGAGGAAACGCGGCCCGTTACGTTCTTCTATAACGGCGGGCCGGGTTCGTCGTCGGTGTTCGTCCTGCTTGGCTCGTTTGCGCCGAAGCGCATCAAGACCTCGATGCCGGGTTTCACACCGCCCGCGCCGTATCAGATCGAAGACAACCCGGACAGTCTGCTCGACAAGAGCGACCTCGTTTTCATCAATCCGGTGGGCACGGGCTACTCGGCGGCCATCGCGCCGCACAAGAACCGCGACTTCTGGGGCGTGGACAAGGACGCCGACTCCATCAAGCAGTTCATCAAGCGATTCCTCACGAAGAACAATCGCTGGAATTCGCCGAAGTACCTGTTCGGCGAGTCGTATGGCACGGCGCGTAGCTGCGTGCTGGCGTACCGCTTGCACGAAGACGGCGTGGACCTGAACGGCGTCACGCTACAATCGTCGATTCTCGACTACACCCAGGCTGGCAATCCGGTTGGTGCGTTGCCTACGGCAGCGGCGGACGCCTGGTATCACCGCAAGCTTGGCGTGGCGCCCACGCCAACGGACCTGGGCGCGTTCGTGGAAGAGGTCGCGCAGTTCGCACGCACCGACTATCTCGCGGCGCTGCGCAAGTTTCCGTCCACCGACGACGCCACGGTGGAAAAGCTCTCCGAGTACACCGGCATCGACAAGACGACGCTGCTCGCGTGGAGCCTCGACGTCGCAGCCTACGATAGCCGCGGCAATTCGCTCTTCCTGACGACGCTGCTCAAGTCGAAGGGCGTGGCGCTCGGCGCTTATGACGGTCGTGTCACGGCTATCGACACCGGTATTGCAGGCAAGATCGATCCGAACTCGGGCGGCAACGATCCGACCATGACGGCGGTGAGCGGCGTCTACACCGCGATGTGGAACCAGTACCTGAACGAGCAGCTCAAGTACACGTCGAATTCGTCGTTCACCGACCTGAACGACCAGGCGTTCCTGAACTGGGACTTCAGCCACATCGATCCGACCGGCGAACAGAAGGGCGTGGACTCGAAGGGCAACATCGTGCTTTACACCGCGGGCGACCTCGCGGCGGTGATGGCGCTCAATGTCGATCTCAAGGTGCTCTCCGCGAACGGGTTCTACGACTTCGTGACGCCGTTCTACCAGACCGTGCTCGATCTCCAGCAGATGCCGCTCGTGAGCCAATCGGTGCGGCAAAACCTGTCGGCGCGGTTCTACCCATCGGGACACATGGTCTATCTGGACGGCGGATCGCGTACCGCGCTCAAGGCCGACCTTGCGAAGATGTACGACGCGACCGTGTCCGACACGGCGGCGTTGGGGCGCATTCGCGCACTCCAGGCACGCAAGGCGGGTTAG
- a CDS encoding DUF1993 domain-containing protein, with amino-acid sequence MSISMYQASVPVLLHGLTNLQAILGKGEAHAAEKQIDPSVFTGARLFPDMLPLARQIHIATDTAKGCAARLADVEAPRYEDVEFTFDELQARIQKTIDYLKEFKPAQIDGSEARTITLKMRSGPIEFTGMSYLLHFVLPNFFFHVTTAYDILRHNGVELGKLDYLGAKRAA; translated from the coding sequence ATGTCCATTTCCATGTATCAAGCATCGGTGCCCGTGCTGCTGCACGGCTTGACCAACCTGCAAGCCATTCTCGGCAAAGGCGAAGCTCACGCCGCCGAAAAGCAGATCGATCCTTCGGTGTTCACCGGCGCGCGCCTGTTCCCGGACATGCTGCCGCTCGCGCGCCAGATCCACATTGCAACCGACACCGCTAAAGGCTGCGCCGCGCGGCTGGCCGACGTGGAAGCGCCGCGCTACGAAGACGTCGAATTCACGTTCGACGAATTGCAGGCCCGCATCCAGAAGACGATCGATTACCTGAAGGAATTCAAGCCCGCGCAGATCGACGGCTCGGAAGCGCGCACGATCACGCTCAAGATGCGCAGCGGCCCTATCGAATTCACGGGCATGAGCTATCTGCTGCACTTCGTGCTGCCCAATTTCTTCTTCCACGTAACGACGGCCTACGACATCCTGCGCCACAACGGCGTGGAACTGGGCAAGCTGGATTACCTCGGGGCAAAGCGGGCTGCTTGA
- a CDS encoding S53 family peptidase, translated as MAKHPLAGSERAVAEGSKVVGHCDPAEVIEVVLMLHRQNEPAFRALMQKLETGAPDAKPLSREEFAKRFGTPVDDLAKVQAFAAQHGLSIVRSDPAACTVVLKGTIAGFQKAFDVELQHYEHHTIGSYRGRTGPVNLPDDLHGVVTAVLGLDNRPQARPHFRIRPPFRPAQARETASFTPTQLAALYDFPEGDGAGQCIGVIELGGGYRSADLQQYFSSLGVPMPKVVAVGVDQGTNRPTGDAGGPDGEVALDIEIAGAVAPGATIAVYFTQNSDAGFVDAVSRAVHDTTHKPSVIAISWGAPETSWTAQSLQAFNNVLQAAAAVGVTVCVASGDSGSSDGVGDGADHVDFPASSPYVLACGGTSVHASGQSVTSETVWNDGPSGGAGGGGVSGAFPVPVWQEGLSVTRTGGSKVALSGRGVPDVAGDASPATGYEVLVDGTQTVVGGTSAVAPLWAGLIARINAAKGQPAGFINPRLYKAQGVCNDITQGNNGSFEAAPGWDACTGLGSPNGQKIAAAL; from the coding sequence ATGGCGAAACATCCGCTGGCAGGAAGTGAGCGTGCCGTTGCTGAAGGGTCGAAGGTGGTCGGGCATTGCGATCCGGCCGAGGTGATCGAGGTGGTGCTTATGCTGCACCGTCAGAACGAACCGGCGTTTCGCGCCCTCATGCAGAAACTGGAGACCGGCGCGCCGGACGCGAAGCCGCTTTCCCGCGAGGAGTTCGCGAAGCGTTTCGGCACGCCCGTCGATGACCTCGCCAAAGTGCAGGCTTTCGCGGCGCAACATGGTTTGTCCATCGTCCGTTCCGACCCTGCCGCCTGCACCGTCGTATTGAAGGGCACGATTGCCGGGTTCCAGAAGGCATTCGACGTCGAACTGCAGCATTACGAACATCACACCATCGGGAGTTATCGCGGCCGCACCGGGCCGGTCAATCTGCCCGACGATCTCCACGGGGTCGTCACCGCCGTGCTCGGGCTCGACAACCGTCCGCAGGCGCGGCCGCACTTCCGTATCCGGCCGCCGTTCCGGCCCGCCCAGGCCCGCGAGACCGCGTCGTTCACGCCGACGCAACTCGCGGCGCTCTACGACTTTCCGGAAGGCGACGGCGCGGGACAATGCATTGGGGTCATCGAACTGGGCGGCGGATATCGCAGCGCCGATCTGCAGCAGTATTTCTCGAGCCTCGGCGTGCCGATGCCGAAGGTGGTTGCCGTGGGCGTGGACCAGGGGACCAATCGGCCAACGGGCGATGCGGGCGGTCCGGACGGCGAAGTGGCGCTCGACATCGAGATCGCCGGCGCGGTTGCGCCGGGCGCGACCATCGCGGTCTATTTCACGCAGAACAGCGATGCCGGCTTCGTCGACGCCGTGAGCCGGGCCGTGCACGACACCACGCACAAGCCATCCGTCATTGCGATCAGTTGGGGCGCGCCGGAAACGTCGTGGACGGCGCAATCGCTCCAGGCCTTCAACAACGTGCTGCAGGCGGCCGCGGCCGTGGGCGTGACGGTGTGCGTGGCATCGGGCGACAGCGGATCGAGCGACGGCGTAGGCGACGGCGCGGATCATGTCGACTTCCCGGCATCCAGCCCTTACGTGCTCGCCTGCGGCGGCACGAGCGTGCACGCGTCGGGCCAGTCGGTGACGAGCGAAACCGTCTGGAACGACGGTCCGTCCGGCGGCGCGGGCGGCGGGGGAGTGAGCGGGGCGTTCCCTGTCCCCGTCTGGCAGGAAGGCTTGAGCGTGACGCGCACCGGCGGTTCGAAAGTTGCGCTTTCGGGGCGCGGCGTGCCCGATGTCGCGGGAGACGCATCGCCAGCAACGGGTTACGAAGTCCTGGTGGACGGCACGCAAACGGTTGTGGGCGGCACGAGCGCCGTAGCGCCGCTGTGGGCGGGACTGATCGCGCGCATCAACGCGGCGAAAGGCCAGCCCGCCGGCTTCATCAATCCCAGGTTGTATAAGGCTCAGGGCGTGTGCAACGACATTACGCAGGGCAACAACGGCAGTTTCGAGGCTGCGCCGGGGTGGGATGCCTGCACCGGGCTTGGTAGCCCCAATGGTCAGAAAATCGCTGCGGCTCTATAG
- a CDS encoding methyl-accepting chemotaxis protein, which produces MIRLSNFRLTTRISAGFAAMILLVLCASGAALWAVQLASSGRAAGALVPVVLVSSGLAVVVGVLLGWGIRRAIKAPVEGVVATVGRIAGGDLATKIESAGRDEIAWLNYELNMMRKKLQSTIAEVRQSAETVAQASCEIAAGNNDLSARTEQQALSLQRTAHSIAALTDAVKNNAEHAAQANELVASASEVATEGGRTMSEVVATMGEINTSATKIGDIISVIDSIAFQTNILALNAAVEAARAGEQGRGFAVVATEVRALAQRSATAAKEINELISRSVERIETGVRLVDVAGRTMEEIVKSVKQAEQIMGEISTATTAQRTGIEQIHTEIAQIDNATQQNAALVEQASAAAGSLQEQSQTLAEAVKIFQVKKAG; this is translated from the coding sequence ATGATCCGACTTTCCAATTTCCGTCTCACGACGCGTATTTCCGCGGGCTTCGCCGCAATGATCCTGCTCGTGCTCTGCGCGAGCGGCGCCGCGCTATGGGCGGTGCAGCTCGCCAGCTCGGGCCGCGCCGCGGGCGCGCTCGTGCCCGTGGTGCTCGTGTCGTCGGGGCTGGCGGTCGTGGTCGGCGTGCTGCTGGGCTGGGGTATCCGGCGCGCCATCAAGGCGCCGGTCGAGGGCGTGGTGGCAACCGTGGGCCGCATTGCGGGCGGCGATCTGGCGACGAAGATCGAGTCGGCCGGCCGCGACGAGATCGCATGGCTCAACTACGAACTCAACATGATGCGCAAGAAGCTCCAGTCGACGATCGCCGAAGTGCGGCAGTCCGCGGAAACGGTAGCGCAGGCCTCGTGCGAGATCGCCGCCGGCAACAACGACCTGAGCGCGCGCACCGAGCAGCAGGCGCTCAGCCTGCAGCGCACCGCGCACTCCATCGCGGCGCTCACGGACGCCGTGAAGAACAACGCCGAGCACGCCGCGCAGGCCAACGAACTGGTCGCTTCCGCAAGCGAAGTGGCCACCGAAGGCGGACGCACGATGAGCGAGGTCGTCGCGACGATGGGCGAGATCAATACGAGCGCGACGAAGATCGGCGACATCATCAGCGTGATCGACAGCATCGCCTTCCAGACCAACATCCTCGCGCTCAACGCCGCGGTGGAAGCCGCGCGCGCCGGCGAGCAGGGCCGCGGCTTCGCCGTGGTCGCAACCGAGGTGCGCGCGCTCGCGCAGCGCAGCGCCACGGCGGCCAAGGAGATCAACGAACTCATCAGCCGCTCGGTGGAGCGCATCGAAACGGGCGTGCGGCTCGTCGACGTGGCGGGCCGCACGATGGAAGAAATCGTGAAGAGCGTGAAGCAGGCCGAGCAGATCATGGGCGAGATCAGCACCGCGACCACGGCCCAGCGCACCGGCATCGAGCAGATCCACACCGAGATCGCGCAGATCGACAACGCCACGCAGCAGAACGCGGCGCTCGTCGAACAGGCGTCGGCGGCGGCCGGTTCACTCCAGGAACAGTCGCAGACGCTTGCCGAAGCCGTGAAGATCTTCCAGGTGAAGAAGGCCGGCTGA
- a CDS encoding DUF72 domain-containing protein, which yields MSARPCLRPPVREAHVNPRTIRQYVHQYLRQYAAPTGKPGRSRQQPTAFGNFLASGVFELKEKLGVLLWQFPGSFRFDAERFEHFFALLPRDTQAALDFAREHHDERVAGRSTLTIDRKRPLRHAIEVRHESFLCEAFIDLLRRHRISLVFAHSAGKWPYAEDVTTDFVYLRLHGSEQMYHGSYPDDVLAHWAGRIAAWHGGDEPADAHHIGGPAPKPRGKRDVFCYFDNDVKVRAPFDARRLMARLGLDAHLPPLPEYKGKAPRPLNRPEPSESDPDSNPDSQPKSQRKSSPPSRRAN from the coding sequence GTGTCTGCACGCCCCTGCCTGCGTCCACCTGTCCGCGAGGCGCACGTCAACCCGCGGACCATCCGCCAATACGTCCACCAATACCTCCGCCAATACGCTGCCCCCACCGGCAAGCCAGGCCGGAGCCGGCAACAGCCCACCGCGTTCGGCAACTTCCTCGCGTCCGGCGTCTTCGAGCTGAAGGAAAAGCTGGGCGTCCTGCTCTGGCAGTTTCCCGGCTCGTTTCGCTTCGATGCCGAACGCTTCGAGCACTTCTTCGCCCTGCTGCCGCGCGACACGCAAGCGGCGCTCGACTTCGCCCGCGAACATCACGACGAGCGCGTCGCCGGCCGCTCCACGCTCACCATCGACCGCAAGCGGCCGCTGCGCCACGCCATCGAAGTCCGGCACGAGAGCTTTCTCTGCGAGGCCTTCATCGATCTGCTGCGCCGCCATCGAATCTCGCTCGTGTTCGCGCATTCCGCCGGCAAGTGGCCGTACGCCGAAGACGTGACGACCGACTTCGTCTACCTGCGCCTGCATGGCAGCGAGCAGATGTACCACGGCTCCTATCCCGACGACGTACTCGCCCACTGGGCCGGGCGCATCGCGGCCTGGCACGGCGGCGACGAGCCCGCGGACGCCCATCACATCGGCGGCCCGGCACCGAAGCCGCGCGGCAAGCGCGACGTCTTCTGCTATTTCGACAACGACGTGAAGGTCCGCGCGCCGTTCGATGCGCGCCGCCTGATGGCCCGACTCGGGCTCGACGCACACCTCCCGCCCCTGCCCGAATACAAGGGCAAAGCACCGCGCCCCCTCAACCGCCCGGAACCGTCGGAAAGCGACCCCGACAGCAACCCTGACAGCCAACCGAAAAGCCAACGGAAAAGCAGCCCGCCAAGCCGCCGCGCGAATTGA
- a CDS encoding Lrp/AsnC family transcriptional regulator, with amino-acid sequence MNDLELDRIDRAILSAVQADGRIPNARLAETVGLSETPCARRLKRLEQEGYIERYRAMLSREALGLGVVAFVYVRFAVHDRALADRFEREVLAIARILSCHNVSGSADYILQVVARDLDDYGTFMRDELRCLPGVTSVESSLSLREVKANGGLPVP; translated from the coding sequence GTGAACGACCTCGAACTCGACAGGATCGACCGGGCCATCCTCTCCGCCGTACAGGCTGATGGCCGCATTCCGAACGCGCGCCTCGCCGAAACGGTAGGGCTGAGCGAAACGCCCTGCGCACGGCGTCTGAAGCGCCTTGAACAGGAGGGCTATATCGAACGGTATCGGGCCATGCTTTCGCGCGAGGCGCTCGGCCTCGGGGTGGTGGCGTTCGTGTATGTGCGCTTTGCCGTCCACGACCGTGCGCTCGCCGACCGCTTCGAACGCGAGGTGCTGGCCATCGCCCGCATCCTGTCGTGTCATAACGTGTCGGGTAGCGCCGATTACATCTTGCAGGTGGTCGCCCGCGATCTCGACGATTACGGCACGTTCATGCGCGACGAGCTTCGTTGCCTGCCGGGCGTGACGTCCGTGGAGTCGTCGCTGTCGCTGCGTGAAGTGAAGGCCAACGGTGGTCTGCCCGTGCCGTGA